Proteins encoded together in one Myxococcales bacterium window:
- a CDS encoding serine/threonine protein kinase, which produces MPRPPDSTIDQVPEDLELASPLREISRYVVLEELGAGAMGVVYKAHDPDLGRMVAIKLVHAGSSPARSTRLLREAQAIARVAHPNIVAIYDVGLVDDQVFIAMEYVEGMRLRDWMVQGPRSLREILLVFEQCARGLAAAHDAGLVHRDFKPENVLFGADGRVRVLDFGLVRWAEDEDASPPITEAGILALDQSITPAGAAVGTPRYMSPEQIRARPVGPAADQFSYFVCLYEAVTGQRPFLGDNMAVLMRAVTAGDVRPFPPSCVAPRWLRAAIERGLAVDAGARWPSMHAVVAELGRDREAARRAALDGSGSTEPMIAAFPPPDDLFVARRVEEMRTQLERAWQHKSRGNLGGALKIVVELGPQVDAIGYRPLRAATCYLRGNLQYRTGDAASARSTLLEAAREAARARDDWQVANVWTFLVLVVGLGLGRFEEAEGLVAAAEVALERVGENASLRSRLLNNWGTCELARGRYGDAAGCFARAVELDTITHGANHGFVAMSLLHLAEAQIAARQLRDAALTLERAVVVCQPDRHTPTPTRLRCVGLLGRLRLVEGRPVDAVGPLERAVAGWERMVGRERALGETLRDLANALGALDDARADAVAERADRLLAIAPPRTA; this is translated from the coding sequence GTGCCGCGCCCGCCCGACTCGACGATCGATCAGGTGCCCGAGGACCTCGAGCTGGCCTCGCCGCTGCGCGAGATCTCGCGCTACGTCGTCCTCGAGGAGCTCGGCGCCGGCGCGATGGGCGTGGTCTACAAGGCCCACGATCCCGACCTCGGGCGCATGGTCGCGATCAAGCTGGTCCACGCCGGCTCGTCGCCAGCGCGCTCGACCCGGCTCTTGCGCGAGGCCCAGGCGATCGCCCGGGTCGCGCACCCCAACATCGTCGCGATCTACGACGTCGGCCTCGTCGACGATCAGGTCTTCATCGCGATGGAGTACGTCGAGGGCATGCGCCTGCGCGACTGGATGGTCCAGGGCCCGCGGTCGTTGCGCGAGATCCTGCTGGTGTTCGAGCAGTGCGCGCGCGGGCTGGCGGCCGCCCACGACGCCGGCCTGGTCCACCGCGACTTCAAGCCCGAGAACGTGCTGTTCGGCGCCGACGGCCGGGTCCGGGTGCTCGATTTCGGCCTGGTGCGCTGGGCCGAGGACGAGGACGCGTCGCCGCCGATCACCGAGGCCGGCATCCTCGCGCTCGACCAGAGCATCACGCCGGCCGGCGCCGCGGTCGGCACGCCCCGGTACATGTCGCCCGAGCAGATCCGCGCGCGCCCGGTCGGACCCGCCGCCGACCAGTTCTCGTACTTCGTGTGCCTGTACGAGGCGGTCACCGGGCAGCGGCCGTTCCTCGGCGACAACATGGCGGTGCTGATGCGCGCGGTCACCGCCGGCGACGTGCGGCCGTTCCCGCCCTCGTGCGTGGCGCCCCGGTGGCTGCGCGCGGCGATCGAGCGCGGGCTCGCGGTCGACGCGGGTGCGCGCTGGCCGTCGATGCACGCGGTCGTGGCCGAGCTCGGGCGCGATCGCGAGGCCGCGCGCCGGGCCGCGCTCGACGGCTCGGGCTCGACCGAGCCGATGATCGCCGCGTTCCCGCCGCCCGACGATCTGTTCGTGGCGCGCCGGGTCGAGGAGATGCGCACGCAGCTCGAGCGCGCGTGGCAGCACAAGAGCCGCGGCAACCTCGGCGGCGCGCTGAAGATCGTCGTCGAGCTGGGGCCGCAGGTCGACGCGATCGGCTACCGGCCGCTGCGCGCCGCGACCTGCTACCTGCGCGGCAACCTGCAGTACCGCACCGGCGACGCCGCCAGCGCCCGGTCGACGCTGCTCGAGGCCGCGCGCGAGGCGGCCCGGGCCCGCGACGACTGGCAGGTCGCGAACGTGTGGACGTTCCTGGTGCTCGTGGTCGGGCTGGGCCTGGGCCGGTTCGAGGAGGCCGAGGGCCTGGTCGCGGCCGCCGAGGTCGCGCTCGAGCGCGTCGGCGAGAACGCGTCCTTGCGCTCGCGCCTGCTCAACAACTGGGGCACGTGCGAGCTGGCGCGGGGCCGCTACGGCGACGCCGCCGGCTGCTTCGCGCGCGCGGTCGAGCTCGACACGATCACTCACGGCGCCAACCACGGCTTCGTCGCGATGTCGCTCCTGCACCTGGCCGAGGCCCAGATCGCCGCCCGCCAGCTGCGCGACGCCGCGCTCACCCTCGAGCGCGCGGTCGTCGTGTGCCAGCCCGATCGCCACACGCCGACGCCGACCCGGCTGCGCTGCGTCGGGCTGCTCGGCCGCCTGCGCCTGGTCGAGGGCCGCCCGGTCGACGCGGTCGGCCCGCTCGAGCGCGCGGTCGCGGGCTGGGAGCGCATGGTCGGCCGCGAGCGCGCCCTGGGCGAGACCCTGCGCGACCTGGCCAACGCGCTCGGCGCCCTCGACGACGCCCGGGCCGACGCGGTCGCCGAGCGCGCCGATCGCCTGCTGGCGATCGCGCCGCCGCGCACGGCGTGA
- a CDS encoding neutral/alkaline non-lysosomal ceramidase N-terminal domain-containing protein encodes MSAPWGLRRAYPRALAPLVVVGALAACGDDGGTNPPPIDAGPSVTTAHCSFEPVAANASVGTSAAAAPLSAGAGEVPLDVPVGTALGGYTARGAFLGMADKVDNREVPLAGGFFPSVGIESRPMAKALALRAGGETVVWIKIDAIFAYEGFVFDLEQRLGAEYRGKIILSTSHSHAAWAQYTSHSPLKVGASERRKIVGDRILAGCEAAARAALADLRPARIGFATDTNFDPTDAISRERRGENDALPGGNRKDDRLHLIRVDAANGDPIAIVPIFGMHGTIGDADNPMASTDAPGAIERMLEEQFDREVVVMHVQSAGADVSPSGHGSVDCNVHPGNPSDPCFNFLATEGNGRAAVPILMAAWTEAGAAMQDQLALSMVTRSIELGPKPDTFKIRGGALAYAPFDLEREADRTVYDGDGALVSPIDEYNAPVGAALCEGESAMFPAAAMPNTDGLKTYGSCVRLDIAGDVIGQLLRLDLSDIGVDRPACQTTRTTISALRLGDYLVATMPGELSVLLSDKLRAASPVDSAHTITVGYSQGHVGYMLTPEDWLLGGYEPSVTFWGPLESEYIVERSAELLPLAMMPMRLDGAAAGTDRIVPPPVTDGFPIDNPATRRGTVPATVPADLWMRAGRPATSQPPATVARVSGLATFVWYGDDPQVKTPIVTLEREVGPAWQPVRRRSGRPVADADVLVYYAPVPLIRESAPQDHVWAVEWQPVPWIGSGAVADGLERRGATPLVNYRFHVVGDGWELSSDPFQVVPAPLTVTATRTNTQIAVEVSLHAPQGYRLLDLTNASNRPVRLKNNAVTVVGRDGGGATVGAPLTATTSAAGLATVDFGAAAGQVVSVTVTDSDGNHGDDAL; translated from the coding sequence ATGTCGGCACCCTGGGGACTCCGTCGCGCGTACCCGCGCGCGCTCGCACCGCTCGTCGTCGTCGGAGCGCTGGCCGCGTGCGGCGACGACGGCGGCACCAACCCGCCGCCGATCGACGCCGGCCCGTCGGTGACGACCGCCCACTGCAGCTTCGAGCCGGTGGCCGCGAACGCGTCGGTCGGCACCTCGGCCGCGGCCGCGCCGCTCTCGGCTGGCGCTGGCGAGGTCCCGCTCGACGTGCCGGTCGGCACCGCGCTCGGCGGCTACACCGCCCGCGGCGCGTTCCTCGGCATGGCCGACAAGGTCGACAACCGCGAGGTGCCCCTGGCCGGCGGCTTCTTCCCGTCGGTCGGCATCGAGAGCCGGCCGATGGCCAAGGCCCTGGCGCTGCGCGCCGGCGGCGAGACCGTGGTGTGGATCAAGATCGACGCGATCTTCGCGTACGAGGGCTTCGTGTTCGATCTCGAGCAGCGGCTCGGGGCCGAGTACCGCGGCAAGATCATCCTGTCGACCTCGCACAGCCACGCCGCCTGGGCCCAGTACACCTCGCACTCGCCGCTCAAGGTCGGCGCCAGCGAGCGCCGCAAGATCGTCGGCGATCGCATCCTGGCCGGCTGCGAGGCCGCGGCCCGGGCCGCGCTGGCCGATCTGCGCCCGGCCCGGATCGGCTTCGCCACCGACACCAACTTCGATCCGACCGACGCGATCTCGCGCGAGCGCCGCGGCGAGAACGACGCGCTGCCGGGCGGCAACCGCAAGGACGACCGCCTGCACCTGATCCGCGTCGACGCCGCCAACGGCGATCCGATCGCGATCGTCCCGATCTTCGGCATGCACGGCACGATCGGCGACGCCGACAACCCGATGGCGTCGACCGACGCCCCGGGCGCGATCGAGCGCATGCTCGAGGAGCAGTTCGATCGCGAGGTCGTCGTCATGCACGTGCAGAGCGCCGGCGCCGACGTGTCGCCGTCGGGCCACGGCTCGGTCGACTGCAACGTCCACCCCGGCAACCCCAGCGACCCCTGCTTCAACTTCCTCGCGACCGAGGGCAACGGCCGGGCCGCGGTGCCGATCCTGATGGCGGCGTGGACCGAGGCCGGCGCCGCCATGCAAGATCAGCTGGCGCTGTCGATGGTCACCCGCTCGATCGAGCTGGGCCCCAAGCCCGACACCTTCAAGATCCGCGGCGGCGCGCTCGCCTACGCGCCGTTCGATCTCGAGCGCGAGGCCGATCGCACGGTCTACGACGGCGACGGCGCGCTGGTGTCGCCGATCGACGAGTACAACGCCCCGGTCGGCGCGGCGCTGTGCGAGGGCGAGTCCGCGATGTTCCCGGCCGCGGCGATGCCCAACACCGACGGGCTCAAGACCTACGGCTCGTGCGTGCGGCTCGACATCGCCGGCGACGTCATCGGCCAGCTGCTGCGCCTCGACCTGTCCGACATCGGCGTCGACCGCCCGGCCTGCCAGACCACGCGCACGACGATCTCGGCGCTGCGCCTGGGCGACTACCTGGTCGCGACCATGCCGGGCGAGCTGTCGGTGCTCCTGTCCGACAAGCTGCGCGCGGCGTCGCCGGTCGACAGCGCGCACACCATCACCGTCGGCTACAGCCAGGGCCACGTCGGCTACATGCTGACGCCCGAGGACTGGCTGCTCGGCGGCTACGAGCCGAGCGTGACCTTCTGGGGCCCGCTCGAGAGCGAGTACATCGTCGAGCGCTCGGCCGAGCTCCTGCCGCTGGCGATGATGCCGATGCGCCTCGACGGCGCCGCCGCCGGCACCGATCGGATCGTGCCGCCGCCGGTCACCGACGGCTTCCCGATCGACAACCCCGCGACCCGGCGCGGCACGGTCCCGGCGACGGTGCCGGCGGACCTGTGGATGCGGGCCGGCCGCCCGGCCACGAGCCAGCCGCCGGCGACGGTCGCGCGGGTCAGCGGCCTGGCGACGTTCGTGTGGTACGGCGACGACCCGCAGGTCAAGACGCCGATCGTCACGCTCGAGCGCGAGGTCGGGCCGGCCTGGCAGCCGGTCCGGCGGCGCAGCGGCCGCCCGGTCGCGGACGCCGACGTGCTGGTCTACTACGCGCCGGTGCCGCTGATCCGCGAGAGCGCGCCGCAGGATCACGTCTGGGCGGTCGAGTGGCAGCCGGTGCCGTGGATCGGCTCGGGCGCGGTCGCGGACGGCCTCGAGCGCCGCGGCGCCACGCCGCTGGTCAACTACCGGTTCCACGTCGTCGGCGACGGCTGGGAGCTGTCGAGCGATCCGTTCCAGGTCGTGCCGGCGCCGCTGACCGTGACCGCGACCCGCACCAACACGCAGATCGCGGTCGAGGTGTCGCTGCACGCACCCCAGGGCTACCGCCTGCTCGACCTGACCAACGCCTCGAACCGGCCGGTGCGGCTCAAGAACAACGCGGTCACGGTCGTCGGCCGCGACGGCGGCGGCGCCACGGTCGGCGCGCCGCTGACCGCGACCACCAGCGCCGCGGGCCTGGCCACGGTGGACTTCGGCGCGGCGGCCGGCCAGGTGGTGTCGGTCACGGTCACCGACAGCGACGGCAACCACGGCGACGACGCCCTGTGA
- a CDS encoding DNA alkylation repair protein has protein sequence MDVATALAELAAAGSEQTRKTYLRHGAPAPLFGVSFATLRALAKRIGADLDLAVGLWATGNSDARTLAALIVDPARLDATTADAWAGSCRYHVVADLVAAAVARAPIAIDRMAQWVASPDEYVARCGWSVMANLALHHPDIADAAFTPYLAVIERKIHDAPNRAREGMNNALIAIGGRSDELAAPATAAARRIGPVTVDHGDTACATAEAVGYIAKMRARAAGKTTQAAPATKAAPAAKPAAPAKPAAPAKPAAPAKPAAPAKPAAPAKPAAPAKPAAPAKPAAPAKPAAPAKPAAPAKPAAPAKPAALTKKAALTKKAAPTKKAAPAKKPAAPAKKPATPAKKPAPRQR, from the coding sequence ATGGACGTGGCCACCGCGCTCGCGGAGCTCGCCGCCGCCGGCAGCGAGCAGACGCGCAAGACCTACCTGCGGCACGGGGCGCCCGCGCCGCTGTTCGGCGTGTCGTTCGCGACGCTGCGCGCGCTGGCGAAGCGCATCGGCGCCGACCTCGACCTCGCGGTCGGGCTGTGGGCGACCGGTAACAGCGACGCGCGGACGCTGGCGGCGCTGATCGTCGACCCGGCGCGGCTCGACGCCACCACCGCCGACGCGTGGGCCGGGTCGTGCCGCTACCACGTCGTGGCCGATCTGGTCGCCGCGGCGGTCGCGCGCGCGCCGATCGCGATCGACCGCATGGCGCAGTGGGTGGCGTCGCCCGACGAGTACGTCGCGCGGTGCGGCTGGAGCGTGATGGCCAACCTCGCGCTGCACCACCCCGACATCGCCGACGCCGCGTTCACGCCGTACCTGGCGGTGATCGAGCGCAAGATCCACGACGCGCCCAACCGCGCGCGCGAGGGCATGAACAACGCGCTGATCGCGATCGGCGGCCGCTCCGACGAGCTGGCCGCCCCGGCGACCGCCGCGGCCCGGCGGATCGGGCCGGTGACCGTCGACCACGGCGACACCGCGTGCGCGACGGCCGAGGCGGTCGGGTACATCGCCAAGATGCGCGCGCGGGCGGCAGGCAAGACGACGCAGGCCGCGCCCGCCACGAAGGCCGCGCCCGCCGCGAAGCCCGCCGCGCCCGCGAAGCCCGCCGCGCCCGCGAAGCCCGCCGCGCCCGCGAAGCCCGCCGCGCCCGCGAAGCCCGCCGCGCCCGCGAAGCCCGCCGCGCCCGCGAAGCCCGCCGCGCCCGCGAAGCCCGCCGCGCCCGCGAAGCCCGCCGCGCCCGCGAAGCCCGCCGCGCCCGCGAAGCCCGCCGCGCCCGCGAAGCCCGCCGCGCTCACGAAGAAGGCGGCGCTCACGAAGAAGGCGGCGCCCACGAAGAAGGCCGCGCCCGCCAAGAAGCCCGCCGCGCCCGCCAAGAAGCCCGCCACGCCCGCCAAGAAGCCCGCGCCCAGGCAGCGGTAG
- a CDS encoding nucleotidyl transferase AbiEii/AbiGii toxin family protein, which translates to MRVGAGWRETRALAQADRRTLQQRLGRGRAIGRRDHRGAGLRYHRDVDLLAEVVAVTAALDAAAIEYAICGGVALAIHGAPRATRDIDLMARGADLARLRTTVRGCGFTVEALPMTFQATGVSIRRFTKLAADHSALMLDVLLADGALDEVWRTRTQVAFTSDDAVARSLWVVSRAGLITLKLAAARPQDLVDVQRLEEVARGEPDA; encoded by the coding sequence GTGCGCGTCGGTGCCGGGTGGCGGGAAACAAGGGCGTTGGCGCAGGCCGATCGCCGAACGCTGCAGCAAAGGCTCGGCCGCGGCCGCGCGATCGGCCGTCGCGACCATCGAGGCGCCGGGCTGCGCTACCATCGGGACGTGGATCTGCTGGCCGAGGTCGTCGCCGTGACCGCCGCGCTCGACGCGGCGGCGATCGAATACGCCATCTGCGGCGGCGTGGCCCTGGCGATCCACGGTGCGCCGCGGGCCACGCGCGACATCGACCTGATGGCGCGGGGCGCGGACCTCGCCCGGTTGCGCACGACGGTGCGCGGGTGCGGCTTCACGGTCGAGGCGCTGCCGATGACCTTCCAGGCCACCGGCGTCTCGATCCGTCGGTTCACCAAGCTGGCCGCCGACCACAGCGCGCTCATGCTCGACGTGCTGCTGGCCGACGGCGCCCTCGATGAGGTGTGGCGGACCCGCACGCAGGTCGCGTTCACGAGTGACGACGCGGTGGCGCGGTCGCTGTGGGTGGTATCGCGGGCTGGCCTTATCACGCTCAAGCTGGCGGCGGCGCGGCCCCAGGATCTGGTCGACGTCCAGCGGCTCGAGGAGGTCGCCCGTGGCGAGCCCGACGCCTGA
- a CDS encoding protein kinase codes for MADPDPPESARTLDAALRAARPEPDEVLTRRLRLHGVLAAVLGTEAAPPEIDRFIVERKIGEGGMGVVYRARDRASGDAVALKLLAQGNDADDARFAREARILGELRHPAIVRYVAHGRTASGQPYLAMAWLDGEDLGARLRRQGLTVAEAVVVATRLAEALAEVHAHGVVHRDLKPANVFLPDGEVARATLLDFGVARRDAVSLGRLTRTGAVVGTPSYMAPEQVLGAALDGRADLFALGCVLYECLVGRPAFVAEQVLAVLARVLYLDPPRVRDARAEAPPALDALVGHLLAKAPDDRPASAAAVAHALRGLDSATGAAAPPGEAPALSTSEQRVVTLVLAAHARAGDDQRVRALARRFGTTLERVAGETLVAALVAHGPAIDLAGNAARLALALHTLVPGAPMVVATGPGVVGATLPVGEVIDRGARLLGAHGAGVWLDDVTAALLEGRFELAVDPRGTRLIGARPSELGPRTLVGQATPCVGRAAELALLDAALADATARGRARALLITAPSGVGKSRLIHEWRRRLTAGDAPARILWCRGEPMSGGAPYVLAAQLIRHAADLPEGAPAKVQRALLTAALASRIADAELGRVTTFLAELLGLTQPDDSDELRAARASPLLMGDQLALAWEDWLHAECASHPVVLVIEDLHWGDAPSVKLLDAALRALRDQPLVVVAVGRPEISDLFPGLWAARSVQTITLGELSREASEELARAVLRDAADAPTLAWISARAGGHALYLEEVIRAVAAGQRASVPASVVAMVQARLAALTADARRVVRAASVFGDVFWRGGVRALVGLDERVVAEILDELASGELINRRRPARFAGEVEYGFRHALFREAAAAMLTDDDRALGHRLAAEWLIAAGERQPLLLAEHLAQAADPRASEWFARAAEDALHGNDYVGALDRAARGRALGATGDLLGRLRVVEAEAHVWQGATEAAEQSGLAALEQLPVAGARWYDALRHTMNARTPAPPALLTRLVAWLETPPDDPAARASFVRAAAITGKHLSFAGQHPAAWRVVERAEAAAATLPAGDVLHAWTARARGWALAFDGSQDAALRSYALAAQRFEAVGDLRSACTMTISVGWLQATELGMHVEAEQALRKGLALAERVGVTRLVWSAKQNLGVALMHQGRHAEARALLEETVRAFEDMRDGRLAGGSRFYLTLLHTRAGDLARAGEEARIAIDLARDVPTTRACALAAYARALLAGGHADDALAQARAAAAILAELGNIEQGEALIRLALAEALIATGAADEARAVTAVARARLDERAARIAELEVRRSFLEQVAEHAALRAL; via the coding sequence ATGGCGGATCCCGATCCTCCCGAGTCCGCGCGGACGCTCGACGCGGCGCTGCGGGCGGCGCGGCCCGAGCCCGACGAGGTGCTGACCCGGCGGCTGCGGCTCCACGGCGTGCTCGCCGCGGTGCTCGGCACCGAGGCCGCGCCGCCGGAGATCGACCGGTTCATCGTCGAGCGCAAGATCGGCGAGGGCGGCATGGGCGTGGTCTACCGGGCCCGCGATCGCGCCAGCGGCGACGCGGTCGCGCTGAAGCTGCTGGCCCAGGGCAACGACGCCGACGACGCACGGTTCGCGCGCGAGGCCCGGATCCTGGGCGAGCTGCGCCACCCGGCGATCGTGCGCTACGTCGCCCACGGGCGCACCGCCAGCGGCCAGCCCTACCTCGCGATGGCGTGGCTCGACGGCGAGGATCTGGGCGCGCGGCTGCGGCGCCAGGGCCTGACCGTCGCCGAGGCCGTCGTGGTCGCGACCCGGCTGGCCGAGGCGCTGGCCGAGGTCCACGCCCACGGCGTCGTCCACCGCGATCTCAAGCCGGCCAACGTCTTCCTGCCCGACGGCGAGGTCGCGCGGGCCACGCTGCTCGACTTCGGGGTCGCCCGGCGCGACGCCGTGAGCCTGGGTCGGCTCACCCGGACCGGCGCGGTCGTGGGCACGCCGTCGTACATGGCGCCCGAGCAGGTGCTCGGCGCCGCGCTCGACGGCCGCGCCGATCTGTTCGCGCTGGGCTGCGTGCTCTACGAGTGCCTGGTCGGGCGCCCGGCGTTCGTCGCCGAACAGGTGCTGGCGGTGCTGGCCCGGGTGCTGTACCTCGATCCGCCGCGGGTGCGCGACGCCCGCGCCGAGGCGCCGCCGGCGCTCGACGCGCTGGTCGGACACCTCCTGGCCAAGGCGCCCGACGATCGACCAGCGTCGGCGGCGGCGGTGGCCCACGCGCTGCGCGGGCTCGACTCGGCGACCGGCGCGGCCGCGCCCCCGGGCGAGGCCCCGGCGCTGTCGACCAGCGAGCAGCGGGTGGTGACGCTCGTGCTCGCGGCCCACGCGCGCGCGGGCGACGATCAGCGCGTGCGCGCGCTGGCGCGGCGGTTCGGCACGACGCTCGAGCGGGTCGCTGGCGAGACGCTGGTGGCCGCGCTGGTGGCGCACGGCCCCGCGATCGATCTGGCCGGCAACGCCGCCCGCCTCGCCCTCGCGCTGCACACGCTCGTGCCGGGCGCGCCGATGGTCGTGGCGACGGGCCCGGGCGTGGTCGGCGCGACGCTGCCGGTCGGCGAGGTCATCGACCGCGGCGCGCGCCTGCTCGGCGCGCACGGCGCCGGCGTCTGGCTCGACGACGTGACCGCGGCGCTGCTCGAGGGCCGGTTCGAGCTGGCGGTCGATCCGCGCGGCACCCGGCTGATCGGCGCGCGCCCGTCCGAGCTCGGGCCGCGCACGCTGGTCGGCCAGGCCACGCCGTGCGTCGGCCGCGCGGCCGAGCTGGCGCTGCTCGACGCCGCGCTCGCCGACGCCACCGCCCGCGGGCGGGCGCGCGCGCTGCTGATCACCGCGCCGTCGGGCGTCGGCAAGTCGCGGCTGATCCACGAGTGGCGCCGCCGGCTGACGGCGGGAGACGCGCCGGCGCGGATCCTGTGGTGCCGCGGCGAGCCGATGAGCGGGGGCGCGCCCTACGTGCTGGCCGCGCAGCTCATCCGCCACGCCGCCGACCTGCCCGAGGGCGCGCCGGCCAAGGTCCAGCGCGCGCTGCTCACCGCGGCGCTCGCGTCGCGCATCGCGGACGCCGAGCTGGGGCGCGTGACGACGTTCCTGGCCGAGCTGCTCGGCCTGACCCAGCCCGACGACAGCGACGAGCTGCGCGCCGCGCGCGCCAGCCCGCTGCTCATGGGCGACCAGCTGGCGCTGGCGTGGGAGGACTGGCTGCACGCCGAGTGCGCGAGCCACCCGGTGGTGCTGGTGATCGAGGACCTGCACTGGGGCGACGCGCCCAGCGTGAAGCTCCTCGACGCCGCGCTGCGCGCCCTGCGCGATCAACCGCTGGTGGTGGTGGCCGTCGGGCGCCCCGAGATCAGCGACCTGTTCCCGGGGCTGTGGGCGGCGCGGAGCGTCCAGACGATCACGCTCGGCGAGCTGTCGCGCGAGGCGTCCGAGGAGCTGGCCCGGGCGGTGTTGCGCGACGCCGCCGACGCGCCGACGCTGGCGTGGATCAGCGCGCGCGCCGGCGGGCACGCGCTGTACCTCGAGGAGGTCATCCGCGCGGTCGCCGCCGGCCAGCGGGCCAGCGTGCCGGCGTCGGTGGTCGCGATGGTCCAGGCCCGGCTCGCGGCGCTGACGGCGGACGCCCGCCGGGTGGTGCGCGCGGCCAGCGTGTTCGGCGACGTGTTCTGGCGCGGCGGCGTGCGCGCGCTGGTCGGGCTCGACGAGCGGGTCGTCGCCGAGATCCTCGACGAGCTGGCGTCCGGCGAGCTGATCAACCGGCGCCGCCCGGCGCGGTTCGCGGGTGAGGTCGAGTACGGCTTCCGCCACGCGCTGTTCCGCGAGGCGGCGGCGGCGATGCTCACCGACGACGACCGCGCCCTCGGCCACCGCCTGGCGGCCGAGTGGCTGATCGCCGCCGGCGAGCGCCAGCCGCTCTTGCTGGCCGAGCACCTCGCGCAGGCCGCGGATCCGCGCGCCAGCGAGTGGTTCGCGCGCGCCGCCGAGGACGCGCTCCACGGCAACGACTACGTCGGCGCGCTCGACCGCGCCGCCCGCGGCCGGGCGCTGGGCGCCACCGGCGACCTGCTCGGCCGGCTGCGGGTGGTCGAGGCCGAGGCCCACGTCTGGCAAGGCGCGACCGAGGCCGCCGAGCAGAGCGGGCTCGCCGCGCTCGAGCAGCTGCCGGTGGCGGGCGCGCGCTGGTACGACGCCCTCCGCCACACGATGAACGCGCGCACGCCGGCGCCGCCCGCGCTGCTCACGCGGCTGGTCGCCTGGCTCGAGACCCCGCCCGACGACCCCGCGGCGCGCGCCAGCTTCGTGCGCGCCGCGGCGATCACCGGCAAGCACCTGTCCTTCGCCGGCCAGCACCCCGCGGCCTGGCGCGTGGTCGAGCGGGCCGAGGCCGCCGCGGCCACGCTGCCCGCCGGCGACGTCCTCCACGCGTGGACCGCGCGCGCCCGCGGCTGGGCGCTGGCGTTCGACGGCTCGCAGGACGCCGCGCTGCGCTCCTACGCGCTCGCGGCGCAGCGCTTCGAGGCGGTCGGCGATCTGCGCTCGGCGTGCACGATGACGATCAGCGTCGGCTGGCTGCAGGCGACCGAGCTCGGCATGCACGTCGAGGCCGAGCAGGCGCTGCGCAAGGGCCTGGCGCTGGCCGAGCGCGTCGGCGTGACCCGCCTGGTGTGGTCGGCCAAGCAGAACCTGGGCGTGGCGCTCATGCACCAGGGCCGCCACGCCGAGGCCCGGGCGCTGCTCGAGGAGACGGTGCGCGCGTTCGAGGACATGCGCGATGGCCGGCTCGCCGGCGGCAGCCGGTTCTACCTGACGCTCCTGCACACCCGCGCCGGCGACCTCGCGCGCGCCGGCGAGGAGGCGCGGATCGCGATCGACCTCGCGCGCGACGTGCCGACCACGCGCGCGTGCGCCCTCGCCGCCTACGCCCGCGCGCTGCTCGCCGGGGGCCACGCCGACGACGCGCTGGCGCAGGCGCGCGCCGCCGCCGCGATCCTCGCCGAGCTCGGTAACATCGAGCAGGGCGAGGCGCTGATCCGGCTGGCGCTGGCCGAGGCGCTGATCGCGACCGGCGCCGCGGACGAGGCCCGCGCCGTGACGGCGGTGGCGCGGGCGCGGCTCGACGAGCGCGCCGCGCGCATCGCCGAGCTCGAGGTGCGGCGCAGCTTCCTCGAGCAGGTCGCGGAGCACGCGGCGCTCCGCGCGCTCTAG